The sequence CCCTCTATGCCGATATCCACCTGTTCAACCAGCTCACGCTGATCCTGCAACCCTCTGGTAAGTGCCTGCGATGGAACGAGAACCACAGTCAGCGTATTCCCGGCTGAACGCCAGCGGATTGCTGCAAGCCCTGGACGGGCGTTCGGCAGAGGCGAACCTGTTTCGCTTCTGCCAATTACTGGAGCAGGCCCTGCCCGGGCAGCCTCCCCTGGGCAGCAGCGCCCGCCCGTCCGATGACCCGGTGCGCTTTCGCCCGGACCCCGGCATGGGGTTTCCCGCCGGCGAGCTGAAGGCCATCGAAACCGATGACAGCCGGCCCTTCGCGCCGGCCACGGTGCGCACCCGCCTGCTGGGGCTCTACGGCGTGGATTCGCCGCTGCCCACCAGCTACCTGGACGACATCGCGCAACGCCGCGAGGGGCACGAGGCCCTGCAGGCCTTCCTCGATATCTTCAACCACCGGCTCTTCACCCAGCTGTACCGTATCTGGCGCAAGTACTCCTACCCGGCGACCTTCGAAGCCGGCGGCACGGATGCGACGTCGCAGTGCCTGCTGGGGCTGATCGGCCTGGGTATCCCCGGCACCGCCGATCATGTCGCGACACCGATCTCGCGCTTCCTGGCACTGCTCAGTGTCATGCGCCTGCCCACCCGCAACGCCGAGGGTGTGACGGCGCTGGTGAAGCTGCTGGCGCCCAACACCCGGGTGAGCGTCACGCCGCACTGGCCGCGACGGGTGGTGCTGGCGCAGCCGGCTGGCCTGTCGGCGGCCCGCCCGGTGAGCCTGTCCCAGGGGACGCCGCTGGGCAGCGTCGGCCTCGACGCCAACAGCCAGATCCAGCTGACCCTGTTCACCGAGGACCGCCAGGAGGCGCAGGGCTGGCTTCCGGGTGCCCGCCTGCACAGCGACCTGCTGGTGCTGTTGCGGGTCTACCTCGGTTGGCGCTGTACCGCGCGTCTGGCGTTGTGCCTGCCCGAACACTGCCTGCCACACCCCGTGCTTGGCCGTGCGCCGGTGCTGCTCGGCATGACCGGGCTGCTGGGGTTGGGTGGCGGCCGGCCCCCGGCCGATTCGGGCACCGTCACCATCAGCCTGGGTCGTTACCGGGGCCTGGAGAACAATCCTGAGGAAAGAGAGACACAGCATGTCG is a genomic window of Pseudomonas resinovorans NBRC 106553 containing:
- the tssG gene encoding type VI secretion system baseplate subunit TssG translates to MEREPQSAYSRLNASGLLQALDGRSAEANLFRFCQLLEQALPGQPPLGSSARPSDDPVRFRPDPGMGFPAGELKAIETDDSRPFAPATVRTRLLGLYGVDSPLPTSYLDDIAQRREGHEALQAFLDIFNHRLFTQLYRIWRKYSYPATFEAGGTDATSQCLLGLIGLGIPGTADHVATPISRFLALLSVMRLPTRNAEGVTALVKLLAPNTRVSVTPHWPRRVVLAQPAGLSAARPVSLSQGTPLGSVGLDANSQIQLTLFTEDRQEAQGWLPGARLHSDLLVLLRVYLGWRCTARLALCLPEHCLPHPVLGRAPVLLGMTGLLGLGGGRPPADSGTVTISLGRYRGLENNPEERETQHVAYRF